Part of the Urocitellus parryii isolate mUroPar1 chromosome 2, mUroPar1.hap1, whole genome shotgun sequence genome, GGAGGGCAGTATTGAAATCCTGTGgcagagctgggcagggtggATAGTCAACAGAATGTTAGAGCCAAAGCGTTCATATTCACTTTTATATCTGAGATAAGATAATCCAGATGCGGGCTGCATGGAATCCACCCCCAAGAACATGTATTGGGAAAGACAAGAAAGGAGGGACATAGAAATAATAAGTAATGTGACTTTGTTAACTGGAGCCAAAGTACAATCATTAGAATAGAATGAACTTAACAGAGGCCCTAAGAGAAAGGgagtatattttatatagtttgatAACTGAAGAAAACTGATGGGGAGGCTCCCTATCTGCAAAGCTCCTGGTCCCTTCCAACAGAGATAAAATAATGGTCTTGTTTCAAGAATTCTCTATAGCAAAATAAGACAACCTGAAAATAAGACAACCCAGAAGATGAGGCTGGGAAATATAGTTTAGGTTGCTCTGTGGGCAACCATAGCAGGGGAGAAGGATCAGGACCTCTCTCTTGTACCTGTTTTGGCAGAGAGATTTATCACTTGGTAgcagagaagaggggagaaaagagaaaatagtcCACTTCAATAAACATGGTAGTGCTTAGTAGGAGTGAATGTTCagctgaaaaatgagaaaaacaaatgttggTTAAAGTCACAGGTGTCTTGCTTGGCTTACATTCCTGCATAGGGTTTagagctttttttgttttatgttgtaGGGGTGGGATGCAGAATGAAGGAAAAGATCAGGGACAACCCATGGTCACTTGTAAGAAGTGTAATAATTTCCTACGTcttttacatttgtttcaaattaaatagatttttatcCACTTACAGCTGAATGtggtaaaatttttaagaaaaaaaaattgtaatgttaGAGTTGTCCTTCAGGTCTCTCCCAGCCATAAACAATCTAAGGGGGAgtgaaggaggcagaggagaaagCTGGCTTCGCTGCTTTGTGGTCCACAAAGCTTTTATAAATAGTAGTGCCTTTCAGAGGGGAGGATGGGAGATGAAGAAGTTCATTGCATTTAGATTTACTAATATTgcagtattttttctttattttaaagtatgaaaACATCTGAATATAGGATGGGACCAGGAATTCTTGAGTTTCAACCTCAGCTATTCCAGATTCATCCTTTCTTacagaaagtctttttttttctgccccaAATATACCCATTGGTAAAATGGGAGTtaggggggaaggagggagaacatTAATCTCTTACAAATATTGAGAAAATAACTATAGTTGGGACGTCTATaaaatactttgatttttttaaagtgctacaCACTGCCAGTGCTAAGAATTTTATTGATAGTAACTTTGAACATTCCAGGTTTTCAATATTCATGTCTTTAGATACCATTTACGAACTCGTGAGGTTAAATCTTATAAATTGCTTTTAACTGGAAGTACTAGGTGCTCTTTGTCTAAATGTGATTTGGTCTTACCTTATAGTTTTGATCATTTAAGAGCTTATCGACAGAAAAGGGTTAGGAGAGCTGATGAAGTCTCATGTCCACACAGTTTTATCCAATATTTCTTATGGCAGACATGAAGAATAAGATTCCCTTTAAAGCTACTGTTACCTTCTCTTCTCAAAGTTTATGCTCTGGAAAAATGGACAGAAAAGAACCCAAATAGTCACTTTCCTTACTGGGAGGGCAGAAGTGGAATAGAATATCTCCCTATAAcaattcatttcttcaaagtCTCAAAAGAATACATCAGAAGCAGCGAATTAAATGTGCAGGTATAGAAATGAATTGGACTGTGGGTTCTTGGAGGAAATGCTTTGTATCTATATTTTAGATGGTCAGGTTTTTTTTCAGGAGTAGCATATTTGTTGTTCCAAAGCCTCCATAATTTAGTTCCTGTGAGTTAGTCATTAATTTTTCTTGTCTATGTAGAAGAGCATGGAAATTCAGTTTTATGAGAATACAAGGGAGCAAATATGATGTAAATGAAATGGTGGTTATTTCTGTGCATTAACTAAAAATTTGTCCCATGCATTTgatagaggaggaaatattttgaactgaaagGGTCTCTTAGTAGGGCAAAAGTGCAAACTCACCACATCCTTATTCTGGGTAGCCCATGAATTGTACTGGATGAGTTTTGGGGGAATGTAGAccttattcctttctcttctgggTAGCATCCCTTTGGAGTCTGGGTTTGGCAATCACATCATATGAACTTTCAatgaatttatttgtaaaattgcaTCATGATATTTCTTTGCTATTTAAAATGTAGGGCTCTTTGGGAAAGAATGATTAGACCCAGGGTAGGCTGAGGGAAGACAGATCTCACACGTGCTCCATCAAGAAAAAGGAAGCTACttggttaatatttattttctaaaaacaataaGGCTCACAAATGTTTCATTAATTCTAGAGGGGTCTTAAAAAGGGCTGAAATCTGTCAATAGCACtagatatttttcatttgaaatattacTTACATGGAAAATCTATACAGATATAGTAGAATATAGAAAATCATAAGGCCATGTTTTTAATGAAAGacatttcttcctcattttcattatatatagaagtcagaagagagaaataaaacactCTAAGACTATGTTTCATCTTTAAGAGACACTTATAGAAAATCTGAAGTTAATTCTCACAGGGTATTATGTTTTCCCATCAGCCTGTTtgagaaattctaaaatgttGTTGGATTTAGTTTTTATTAACATGATGAAAACAACAATTTAGTCAGTTAACTTGTTTCAGATAGTAAGGTTAGCTGAGAACAGCAGGTGTGTTGGAAAAGTGCAAATAGCAATTCTTGAAATGTCAACTGTTTTAAGTTAACCAAGTGAATTTGCTAGCCAGGGGATAACCAGCATAGGAGTTCCATCAGTACCTTTCATCAAGAACTGAAACCACATTTTGGAGTATTATGGAGACTGTTACCGTGACCTCAAAAACTATGGCTATGAATTTGAAATGAACAAAGTATACATCTTCTCTTACTAACTTAAGCCATATCTAtcatctctgtttttgtttttgtttttgttttaacccTGGTGCTTTTACTTCTGTTTCTGCCAAACTTCAGCCTATTCTATGGGGAAGGTGAGTAAAACTCGTAGTAGGACAAATATGAAGACTCTTAATCATACTCTTGAGAATGAGATCCTATTCAGAGAACAGCGATTAAAATGCAAACTGTTGgaaaatatagatatatgtacATCTGTACATGTATATAgtgtattatatgtatgtatatgttattGCTCATATGCAGAAATCTATCCATTTGCAGACAGCCCAGGTGGGTCAGTTCTTCTATTGGAACACCATTTAGGGCCATTCAAAACCACGAGGGCTAATTCGTGGAGACAAATTCCACTCATGTAGGAATTCATTTGCTGTCTTTTGAAGTCCACAAAGCCAAAGTAACAAAGTGTGAAACAGTGGGACCATCATTCAGTCTATTCTGTTTCCCTGGAGTCAGATGTATCTTTATAGTTGAATTATTATTAGTGGGTTTGCAAACTGCATTGGCACCTTTTGGTTTTGAGTGATCCCTTCCCCCCCAAATCTTTTGAGAATTTGCAGTGGGCTTCTCTGGCCATTCAGATAAAGGGCCTTATCCATAAGTGGACAGGTTTCCCCATAGGGATCATTACGCATATACATATAAGTACATACTTCCATCAGGCTTGTAACAATTGAGTTTAAATCACTCCACAGTATTGATAAATAGCTCTATATTTTCAAGGTGCAGAAGAATTCCACAGCCTTAATTATTTCAGTGTCTTGCTGGTCTGCCTTAAGTGTATCTTCTGGGTTTTTggttgtttaattatttttaaaattttctgcagTTGTTCATTTTGTATGCACACAACGTCGTTTTGTAAAGGTaggttgtaaatattttatttgtaagtcAAAATCACTCATGTGTAATGTTGTAAAGTGATGACCTGCTGTCTTGTTATTATTACTACAGTAAATGTTATAAGTTATGGATGAAACTTCAGATGTACATCTCACATGTTATGCATTCCTATAAATATACTATACTAAAGATACTATTTCTGGTGGTCTTTTTTACCTCCTAATTAAAACCTCTGttcaaagaaaagtaatttttctttccctaaacATTTGAAAGCCTTTGACAAGCTGAAAAATCAcagtattattgttattttttaaatactttttttagttgtaatggacacaataccattatttatctttatgtggtgctgagtattgaatccAGCATCTCACCTGCTAtgtgagcgctctatcactgaaccacaacgcCAGCCCTCACAGTATTATTATAGCACTTTTTGCCCAGCTTTTAGAAAGATGCTTTTATGTCCTAGAGAAGTATTCTAAGGCAATTGCTATCCAAAAAATGCCAAAGAAGCCTCAGGTGTGCTGTCAAAGTCATTCTGATGTTTCCTGTTTTGCAAATTGGCAGGCCATTTAGGCTGTTATATCTCACATGTTTATGCATCCTGGAGTGAACTTCAGGAATCTGGGCGTAGACTTGCAGACATGATTGGTTTTGAAAGCCTGCAGGTGCCACCCAGGTGCAAATGAGGCCAGGGTAATACTACACTGTTATCCTGCTAGAGTTTAAGAGATTGAAGTGTTTTGACAAGTCTTACTtgtcaataacaacaaaaatattttaacatttggcttctgtttcatcaaaattttattgcatttatctGTAATGAGAAATAACTATCCAAAGCatgggctttttatttattttatttttttgatactggggattgaacctaggggtgctttgccaccaagccacatctccagccctttttatttttattttttaattttgacacagggtctcactaaattgcttagagcattcctaaattgctgaggctatcctccatcgttcaatcctcctgcttcagcctcccgaatccctgggattacaggcttgcaccagcAGGCCAGCAGCATGGGCTTTTCACAATCTCTTCAGAGCAAACAGACATAGAGAATATAGAAAGGAAACCAGAGTCCAATTAGTGAATCAGGATCACAGGTCCTATGGTTTCAAGGACGATTTTCCTTAATCTAGGAAAAGTGTTGCCTTCTACACCTAATGGAAGACTTCTCTACTTTAAAGGATTTGCTTGTAAACAAAATAATTGCTTGGGTTTTCAGATTGGCTAGCAACATTATCCTCTGATAACCCTAATACCGATCAACTCAATCTTCTTTTaactctccttcctcccttcctcatcTCATGTGTTAACACTTTAGATAActctaacaaaaataaacagcGCCTCTTCCTCCAGTTCTCAGAGTGCTGCAGAGAAGGTAATGAACAATTATCTACCTGCTAAGGACTTTATATTCTTATATGCAAACTGCTATGGAACTCTCGAGTGCCATATGCTGTGACGTTAATAGGAGAAAATGATCCTCGTCTTCCAGAACTTCTACTCTACTTGAAGAAACACTGGGGGACGGGGAGAGTAGAGGCATGCTAGACTAAACATGGAGATAATCAAAATAACTAGTCAAGGGGAAGCTGAGCTATAAAAAAAGGACAGGATTCACAGAAACTTGTCTTGAGAGAGGCTGGGCTTCATGATCCTAGAGTCAATCTAAATGTTCGGGGCTTTAAGCCCTAGCCACCCACTGACCCCCTGCACACGCACACCCTAGCGTTAAACTCGCTGACTCCGTTCCAACCTTGCGCAGTGGGCCGGAAAAGGCGGCGGAAGAGGCGGGGTTTCTCAGTGACGTCACCGGGGCGCCAGGGACTAAAAGCGCGCCTCAGCGTTTTGGAGCAAAGTGGAAGCGCTACAACATGGCGGCTCCTGGCACTGCTTTGGGGCCGTTGGTGACCGGTCTGTACGACGTGCAGGCTTTCAAGTTTGGGAACTTCGTGTTGAAGAGCGGACTTTCTTCCCCCGTCTACATAGATCTGCGGGGCATCGTATCTCGACCTCGTCTTCTGAGTCAGGTGCCAGCCCGAAGGGGAAGGACTGCTCAGGGTGGCGGGAAAGGGGAccaggaagtgaagggagggtgACACGAGTTGGGCTGTGGGTGAAAGCAAAAGAGCAGGCAAGCCCACCCTCTGTCGCCTGGGGGAGTAGACTTGAGAGGCACAGAGGTTGTTGGGCTCTTTAGGACCTTTGTAGCCTGTTCTTAGCCGACCACCTTTGACCCGTGCTTTGCGCGAGTGGAAAAACGCACTTTGGGCTCAAGTCCGCTAATGAGTTCTGTGTATTTAGCCCCCAGAAAGTtagatttaaagaaacaaaaagacgAGTGGGCGGAAAATTGAGTAGCTGGAGACGTATTTGGAAGGGCTCTTGCTTAGAAGGGCAAATTCAATTTCTGTGGCCAGAAATTAAGGACAGAGGTAGGCATCAGAAGGCTGGGTCTTTTAGTCAATATCAGGGTAAACTTTGTACACGTTAGCTGTTTTTAGCAAGGTGCTTCtcagactatatatatatatatatatatatatatatatatatatatatatagcagatGGCAAATCACCATTTGAATCTCCTGggaattttgttaaaattcaggATTGGGCTCGGTAGCTCTGCGGTAATACCTTGAGGTTTTGTATTTGTAGCCGCTATCAGCTGAATCTGTAGACCATAATTTGAGGAGAAGGGTCTAAATATGCTATCCAAAAGAGTTGCTACTAACCACATAGGGACATTGAGCTTTCTGAATTTTAAGACTGAAATAGTCACATGTGACCATTGGCTACCATATAAGTTCCATAAATTCTTTCCATGCACTTAAGGTTTATGTTCCTTGGGCATCCACTTTTGTAGTTATTGTAAAAAGAACGGAAGCACCAGTGGTGGTGGATGGACTGCTAATCATCCAGAATCTCAATATTCAGAATCATGATAAGATGCAGAATTTTGCTATAGTGTATCTCATCAGTAGAGAAAGTGAATGTAGTAAGAATTTTCTAATGAAAATttggtttactttaaaaaatcattggttgatgacaaaattattttttgatgctacatcgtggtgtgtatgtgtgtgtgagggagagAGACTTGGTAGTTGATTGAGGAGGAGTTCAAAACTTTGAGACCTGGCTGTATAccaaaaagttttcttttcacaACTGCTTATTTATGTAAATACGGCTTTTCCATAATTACACTtcctaaaagcaaaatttatgctgaccttgaacttcctagtaataaataatgtttaactACCATTTTGTGTGGACCTTAGTGACCTTAAACTAATTGGAGGGGAAGGGTATCATTTATATAAGAAATGTGTTTCTAAAATGATGGTTTTATACTTCTATCAGCATTTGCCAGGTGCTTTAATTAACTGCCCGCATAATTAATGTAACTATTCTGTTAACTGTTAATGTCTCTAACACTTAGAGACTTGTGATCATggtaagttttttaaatttataattttaaattccaaTATACATACCTTTCAGTTTACATACATTTAGAGAAATATGGTAGAAGAATCAGTAAAAGCTATTCAAGCAGAAATATATTGGAATAAAATTCTGTGGACACAGTGGAGTGAGAATGTgagtttgaaaaatatatatgttttttccaGCTTTCATAGTCTAgagtttttgctttttattattctttttgtttgtttggttttgaggtggtgaggatcaaaaccaggttGTTGAGCAGGCCTGTTGTAATGGAAATGGCAGATAACAAATCACCCAACAGCATTTGGATTCCAAGTATATTCATTAAAACAGTAATATAATAGTTTTAggctatattaatatttttaataccaGAAATTACATCCTTTGCACCTTAAAAGTATTCATAGATgtgaaaacatttagaaatataggtgtaaaatattttaaagacctCTAGTCTGTAAAGGAActgattgcttttcttttctaatgGATAACATTGGGTTGGGAGTATGCATTCTAACATTAAAATGTGATTATGTGAGAAaagatcataaaatatattttacacagTAGGCTCTATATTTGTGAAACTTCATATTTGAAGGCTTCCTTCAGAAAATACAACTGGCAAGTGGTAGTTTTCAGTACTCAAATCATAATGGATTACTAAAGGAAATTTGGAAATCTGGGGACCATCCTTATATTTGGTGTTCAACACCATGACCTTCCCCAGTATACTCATGTTGCCCTCAAAGTGGAGCCCGAGTCTAGTAGGTTCGTTCTGGTGTTCATGCTTGTATCCCAGGATTTAAGATTTTAGTAATGAGTCTAAATGAATGTTTTCCCTTCTGAGTTTATAACTTTAGAAAGCCTAttgtttgtctggttttgaatGGTCCATATGGACTTAGATATATGTATCCTAGGATTTAATAAAAAGGCATTTATTCCCTGTCTCTACCTACCCATTGGGTTTGACACTCACCTCCACTGGGTTATTTCTGTCTTTATGTTGTTACATGATTCACACACCATTTTAAATAGTAATGATAACAAGTAGtttatgtgttcattttcttGCAGGTtgcagatattttatttcaaactgcTCAAAATGCAGGAATCAGTTTTGACACTGTGTGTGGAGTACCTTATACAGCCTTGCCTCTGGCTACAGTTATCTGTTCAACCAATCAAATTCCGATGCTTATTAGAAGGAAAGAAGCAAAGGACTATGGTAAAATTAAAGTACTATAAGTATTAATATGTAACctgtttgaattttttcttgTGTACTGATGAAGAGTTGTGTTGAAGATATTCTTCAGAAGTTCTTTAAATTGTTATCACTTGTGGAATTTAGAGTCAAGGGCTAAAGTGATTTGGATAATTGTTTTTTCATTGGAGTTTTTTGTGTGTGCTATTAGGCAATGAAAAAACTGCTTTTTTAGGTATTCTATCCATGAAATCCCAACATTTATATTGACCCTTTCCTCTCAGAATGTTCTGAAAGTATATGCTTTTCCAGTATATTTGAGATATTTAAACTGCATGAGTAAGATTACTCTCACAAAGCTATATTAATACCCCATGGGGAGATTTTTTTGTGGGTCCATTGCAATAggttatcaggttttttttttaatctgaaaactCAATCTAAGAATGTTGAAACTATTTAATGGTATTAAGGAATTAATGGTTTGTTTtgttgcagtgttggggattgaacccagaagtgctctcCTACTGAGAGACCATTTTGAGATGGGGATTTATTAAATTGTCCAAGCAGGTGTCaaacttgattctcctgcctcagcctcccaagtagctgggattacaaatgtgtgccaccaggcccaatgggctttgttattattttatgttgatgtaataatgttttttaaagagatattttCTAGATctattctgaaaaaatattttatgataaatcATTTGTCTGGAATTTCTTCTAAAAGTTGAAGGGTAAGGAGTGAGGATATTGATGAAATAagattcatctctttttttttttttttttttttttagttgtagtgggacacaatacttttatttttatgtggtgctgaggattgaacctagcgccTCACATATGCCGAGctgcaactccagcccctagaTTCACCATGTTTTAAGGAGTGAATTTCTGTATTTGTGGGTGTTTTATTACTATGTATACTTTTGCTTGAAATtgtcattataaaaaatatttagttgaatTTTTGCTACTTAAAGGCACAGTGGTAGTTCTGTTGATCAGTgatagggcttgaacccagggcctcatgcatgttagacaagtgctttaccactgaactgcatccccagtccttaaatATCTTAAATGTTTCTAGAATgaactcattcatttattaacaTACCTATAGTACTGTCCTGTATATTAGTCTAAGCTGATTCAGTTAAATCTGCCAATTCTGCAAGGGGAGGAAAGGAAttaagagaaaaggggaaaggtTAAAGATAGTATTTGTTGCAAAGCTTAAACTGGGCAAAATGCCTACCTGTTCTGTTtgtttcaaaagataaaaattgagTCTATAATGTCCACAAGTCTGAGTTAAACATTATCTGAAAATAGTTTTGTCAGGGCTTTGAGggagaaggctggggatatatctcagcaGTAAACTaccactggtttcaatcctcagtactgcaagaGGGGATGGGGGGAAGCAATTATTTGACCAGTTTTGAGTCATGAACTTGTAAAAGTTTCAGTGGATAAAGAATGATTTCATTGATGATACTGGATTGTTGTTTCAGAACTGCTTAATTGAGGTGACCTTGCTTTAAGaaatcatatttgaaaatttgatCATAAAACAATAAGTTTTACGTTGCAAAATAATTTGCTAGTTTTATGTAAACATTCTGTAGCTGACAATTTTGGGATACAGAGATACATTGAAGAGTCAccagaaataaggtaactgatgAGAAAATAAGATTTAGATCATCCACTCCTTCATAAATACATAGCAGATTTATACCATAAGACATCTTGAAATGACTGAAATATATCATTCTAAAATTGAGtcaacagaattttttcttttctaggtaCTAAGCGTCTTGTAGAGGGAGCTATTAATCCAGGAGAAACCTGTCTAATCATCGAAGATGTTGTCACCAGTGGAGCTAGTGTTTTGGAAACAGTTGAGGTTCTTCAGAAGGAAGGTTTGAAGGTCACAGATGCTATAGTGTTGTTGGACCGTGAGCAGGGAGGCAGAGATAAGTTGCGTGAACACGGGATTCGTCTGCACTCAGTGTGTACATTGTCCGAAACGCTGGAGATTCTTGagcagcagaaaaaaattgaTGCTGAGATGGTTGAGAGAGTGAAGAAATTCATTCAAGAGAATGTTTGTGTGTCAGCTTCTCACAATGGTTCCCTCTCTCCTGTAAAAAATGCACCCAAAGAACTCAGCTTTGGTGTGCGTGCAGAGCTGCCCACAGTCCATCCGGTGGCATCAAAGCTTTTCAGGCTTATGCAAAAGAAGGAGACCAATCTGTGTCTGTCTGCTGATGTTTCAGAG contains:
- the Umps gene encoding uridine 5'-monophosphate synthase; translated protein: MAAPGTALGPLVTGLYDVQAFKFGNFVLKSGLSSPVYIDLRGIVSRPRLLSQVADILFQTAQNAGISFDTVCGVPYTALPLATVICSTNQIPMLIRRKEAKDYGTKRLVEGAINPGETCLIIEDVVTSGASVLETVEVLQKEGLKVTDAIVLLDREQGGRDKLREHGIRLHSVCTLSETLEILEQQKKIDAEMVERVKKFIQENVCVSASHNGSLSPVKNAPKELSFGVRAELPTVHPVASKLFRLMQKKETNLCLSADVSEAGELLELADALGPSICMLKTHVDILSDFTLDVMKELTTLAEQHEFLIFEDRKFADIGNTVKKQYEGGVFKIASWADLVNAHVVPGSGVVKGLQEVGLPLHRGCLLVAEMSSAGSLATGNYTKAAVRMAEEHCEFVIGFISGSRVSMKPEFLHLTPGVQLEAGGDHLGQQYNSPQEVVGKRGSDVIIVGRGILSAANRLEAAEMYRKAAWEAYLNRLAV